Proteins encoded in a region of the Bombyx mori chromosome 23, ASM3026992v2 genome:
- the CPFL2 gene encoding cuticular protein CPFL family 2 precursor yields the protein MDCKIITILCYLAVARASIIDTDYPPAASVSYSSISTPINGKTIINPSTEVRRRINFYKTVEPAPVHETFSDHNNAGNAYFSSLHKQNLDYYNHQNYDTPVYLNTYQHEPIGFNPHENINVHGPLVHSVSTLAAHKSIPVTFATHSIPYSKTSYLSDTRSAPTEPSLFAQSGQSSGLSAYSSYTPLSYLPSKSSAVYSKISGVKSYDIYSPPINTAAASYESHPSLKNTLTYSEAPLVSHLSFNGHGASYSW from the exons ATGGATTGCAAG ATAATCACTATTCTATGCTACTTAGCTGTAGCTAGAGCAAGTATCATCGATACTGACTATCCACCTGCAGCATCAGTGTCATATTCTTCAATATCTACGCCAATCAATGGCAAAACTATTATCAACCCAAGTACTGAAGTCAGAAGACGtataaatttttacaaaacaGTCGAACCGGCTCCTGTACACGAAACGTTTTCCGACCACAATAATGCTGGAAATGCTTACTTTTCATCGCTCCACAAACAAAACCTTGATTATTACAACCATCAAAACTACGATACTCCAGTATATTTGAACACATATCAACACGAACCGATCGGATTTAATCCACACGAAAATATCAACGTTCACGGACCCTTGGTACACTCTGTCTCCACACTAGCTGCACACAAGTCTATTCCTGTGACCTTCGCAACCCATTCTATTCCCTATTCCAAAACGTCTTACTTATCGGACACTCGATCGGCCCCAACTGAACCATCACTTTTTGCTCAAAGTGGCCAATCTTCTGGATTATCAGCATATTCCTCTTATACTCCTTTGTCGTATTTGCCATCAAAATCAAGTGCCGTATATTCTAAGATTTCTGGTGTTAAATCTTACGATATTTATTCACCTCCGATAAACACAGCAGCAGCAAGTTACGAATCTCATCCATctcttaaaaatacattaacgtATTCGGAAGCTCCATTAGTGTCTCATTTGTCTTTTAATGGACATGGAGCTTCTTATAGttggtaa
- the CPFL3 gene encoding cuticular protein CPFL family 3 precursor: MAAKLVVLLCALATARAGGLYGASYAAPIASYAAAPVIKSYAAPAYAAYSAPAYSAYSAPAYSAYSAPAYSAYAAPAYSAYAPASYSTYAASPVYKSYSAPAVAVSAPIVKAVAPAVSSVSSYSTQTSHGAPLLTKTIAPVATYAAAAPVAAYAAHAAPLATYAAHAAPVAYSAPYTTYAHAAPLVTKTYAAPVASYAHAAPLTYAAAPVLKSAISYSAAPAVSHVSYSGLSGHYGW, from the exons ATGGCAGCTAAG TTGGTAGTACTTCTGTGCGCTTTGGCGACCGCTCGCGCCGGCGGACTTTACGGAGCATCATATGCTGCACCTATTGCATCATACGCGGCAGCCCCAGTCATCAAAAGCTACGCCGCCCCAGCGTATGCTGCATACTCTGCGCCAGCCTACTCAGCATACTCTGCACCAGCCTACTCAGCATACTCTGCACCAGCCTACTCAGCATATGCCGCACCAGCTTACTCGGCATATGCTCCAGCTTCTTATTCAACCTACGCTGCGTCTCCCGTCTACAAGAGCTACTCCGCCCCTGCCGTCGCCGTCTCAGCACCCATCGTTAAGGCCGTTGCACCCGCAGTATCCTCCGTTTCATCCTACTCTACCCAGACATCGCATGGTGCTCCTCTCCTCACCAAAACTATCGCTCCTGTAGCGACTTACGCCGCTGCCGCACCTGTTGCAGCTTATGCTGCGCATGCTGCACCACTCGCAACTTATGCCGCACACGCAGCCCCTGTTGCTTACTCCGCCCCTTACACAACCTATGCCCATGCCGCTCCTTTGGTGACTAAGACATACGCTGCCCCTGTAGCCAGTTACGCTCATGCAGCTCCTCTTACCTACGCTGCCGCCCCCGTCCTTAAATCAGCCATCTCCTACTCAGCCGCCCCCGCTGTTTCCCACGTGTCCTACAGCGGCCTTTCAGGTCACTACGGCTGGTGA